Proteins found in one Colletes latitarsis isolate SP2378_abdomen chromosome 8, iyColLati1, whole genome shotgun sequence genomic segment:
- the Gbeta13f gene encoding guanine nucleotide-binding protein subunit beta-1: MSELENLRQEADALKNAIRDARKAACDTTLVQATSGMEPIGRIQMRTRRTLRGHLAKIYAMHWGSDSRNLVSASQDGKLIVWDSYTTNKVHAIPLRSSWVMTCAYAPSGSYVACGGLDNICSIYSLKTREGNVRVSRELPGHSGYLSCCRFYDDNQIVTSSGDMTCALWDIETGQQCTSFIGHTGDVMSLSLAPDTRTFVSGACDASAKLWDIREGSCKQTFPGHESDINAVTFFPNGYAFATGSDDATCRLFDIRADQELAMYSHDNIICGITSVAFSKSGRLLLAGYDDFNCNVWDSMKAERAGILAGHDNRVSCLGVTEDGMAIATGSWDSFLRIWN; this comes from the exons ATGAGCGAGCTCGAAAACCTTCGTCAGGAGGCGGACGCGTTGAAGAATGCCATACGA GATGCCAGAAAAGCAGCATGCGACACGACGTTGGTCCAGGCCACGTCGGGCATGGAGCCTATTGGCCGGATACAGATGCGGACGAGACGCACGCTTCGTGGTCACTTAGCCAAGATTTATGCGATGCACTGGGGCAGTGACTCAAG AAATTTAGTATCAGCGTCGCAAGATGGAAAACTGATAGTTTGGGACAGTTACACCACTAACAAAGTTCATGCGATTCCCTTACGCTCGTCATGGGTAATGACCTGCGCGTACGCACCATCGGGTAGTTATGTGGCTTGCGGTGGGCTAGATAACATTTGCTCTATCTATAGTCTTAAAACTAGAGAAGGAAATGTAAGAGTTAGCAGAGAACTCCCAGGTCACTCTGGATACTTATCCTGCTGCCGATTCTATGATGACAACCAGATTGTCACTAGTTCCGGCGACATGACTTG TGCCCTGTGGGACATAGAAACTGGTCAACAGTGTACCTCCTTCATCGGGCACACGGGCGATGTAATGTCTCTTTCGTTGGCACCAGACACGCGTACATTCGTATCTGGCGCGTGTGACGCTAGTGCAAAACTCTGGGACATTCGCGAGGGATCTTGTAAACAAACCTTCCCAGGCCATGAGAGCGATATAAACGCTGTTACG TTCTTCCCGAATGGATACGCTTTCGCGACGGGTTCGGATGACGCTACTTGCAGACTCTTCGACATTAGGGCGGATCAAGAACTGGCGATGTACAGCCACGACAATATTATCTGCGGTATCACGAGTGTAGCGTTCAGCAAGAGCGGTAGATTATTATTGGCCGGATATGACGACTTCAATTGCAACGTTTGGGATTCTATGAAAGCCGAACGAGCTG GAATCCTTGCTGGCCACGATAATCGCGTGTCTTGCCTGGGCGTTACGGAGGATGGTATGGCGATAGCGACGGGCTCCTGGGACTCGTTCCTGCGTATTTGGAACTAA